CGCGTCGTCGTGGAAGACCGGATCGGTCCCCAGCACCTTCCGGTACCACCGAATCGCGCGCTCGAGGTTTTCGACGCGCAGGATGATCGTATCGATGCGATTGAACGGCGTCCGCTCCACGAATGCCCTCACCTGGTCCATGGCCGCTGTCACTCGTTTACACTGTGAGCTTGTGGAGCACCCTGCGGCGAACGCAAGGCTCACATCCGGCGAGCTGGTGATGCCGTGCTCCTCCGGCGCGCCCCGGCAGCCGACTTCAGGTCCGTGGCCGGGCAGGGTCATCGGCGGGCAGCACGTCGCGCGCCCACGCCGACTGTTTCCATGCCGGCACCGGCGTTTCGACCTCGGTGTGCGGCACGAACTGCGACCGCTCCACGAGCCGGTACCTGTGGATGTAGCGCGGACAGTTCGGATAGATCCGCAGCGCCTCGACCCGGACGACGAACTGCGCCTCGGGATAATGCTTCAGCAGCGGATCATGCAGCTCGATTCGTGCACGCCCGTCGACGCGCATCCTTCGCTGTGCCTCGAAATCGATGAAGAGCAGACCGACGGCATTCGTATCGGCGACATTACCCATCGACAGGTACATGCCGTTGCCGTCGTAGTTGGGAAAGGCGAGCTCCCGCGGGCCCGTAGTCCGTACGAAGCCCGGGTCGCCGCCCTTGTACGAGCAGGTCGGCTGACCCGTAGCGTCGACCGTGGCCAGGAAAAACATGTCGAGGCGCTCGATGAACGCGGCATCATCGGGTGTGAACTCCTCGTGCACCTTCACTTCGGCAAGGCGATCGGCGAGCCGCCGCGTATCGAACCGGTCCTGCAGCAAGCGCGACGCGGGCGTGTACTCCAGTGGCATAGCGGTACCCTCCTTCGAATCCGTTGGTACGCACATGCACGAATGCGCTCGCCGGGGCCGGTCGATTCCCGCGAGCTAGAAGCGGGTCGCTCCATCGGCGACCTGCCATGTCGGCCCCGTGAGCCCATGCTTCTCGAACAGTGTCGCAGCCTCCGCCGACGACCATTTCACCCAGTCGCGATCGAGATGGCCGCCGTACCACTCCTGTGCGAACGCGAGAACGAGTTCGAGCGGCTGGACGTCTCCGCGCGGAATGCGGTGTCTTCTGCACCA
The nucleotide sequence above comes from Longimicrobiales bacterium. Encoded proteins:
- a CDS encoding pyridoxamine 5'-phosphate oxidase family protein, with product MPLEYTPASRLLQDRFDTRRLADRLAEVKVHEEFTPDDAAFIERLDMFFLATVDATGQPTCSYKGGDPGFVRTTGPRELAFPNYDGNGMYLSMGNVADTNAVGLLFIDFEAQRRMRVDGRARIELHDPLLKHYPEAQFVVRVEALRIYPNCPRYIHRYRLVERSQFVPHTEVETPVPAWKQSAWARDVLPADDPARPRT